tttcggggattttattccatttggactccgtttcaaaatctcctctgaaaggggtcaaaaacatggaaaaacaggaactggcacttggcactgagttaataggttagtcccaaaaaatatataaaaggcatgcaaaacatccaaagttgacaagataatagcatgaaaccatcaaaaattatagatacgttggagacgtatcactccattgtttcggaaaacggagtcttagtcatcttgcgcatgaggcatggttcacacgtgtcaagtgattcaaagtcaagtgactccaaaactcCATCGGAATggggtttcttcatgcgctttacaccaatatgacgtaagcggcagtgccacaaaaacatggcgctatcattgttaactctaactcttttggtctcaatgttatgtatatgtgtatcatcgctatcaaaattcaatatgaacaatcctctcacattaggtgcatgaccataaaaggtattactcatagaaatagaacaaccattattctctgacttaaacgagtaaccgtctcgcaataaacaagatccagatataatgttcatgcttaacacatgcactaaataacaattacttaagttcataactaatcctgatggtaactgaattgaaactgtgccgacgacgattgcatcaaccttggaaccattcccacgcgcatcgtcacttcatccttcgccggccttcatttattccgcagttcctgtttcgagttgcacatATGAgtaacagaactggtatcgaatacctaggcactactagaaagctagttaagtacacatcaataacatgtatattgaatatacctgatttttccttggccgccttcttatcagccaaatacttggggcagttgcacttccagtgacacagtaccttgcaataataacactcggcttcaggcttaggtccagccttgggtttcttcgtcggattggcaacaggcttgccgctcttcttggagttacccttcttgcctttgcatctgcaaacacaaatgttagtttaaaaacaaccatatggctcttgccggttgctgtagcatcgacgtgcaagtcgatattaactattacaacatgatcatctcatacatccaatatatcacatcacatcattagccatatcatatcacaagcataccctgcaaaaacaagttagacgtcctctaatttgttgttgcatgtttcacgtggctgttatgggtatccagTATGATCGCAtcatacttacgcaaaaaccacaacggaaatgtgcaaattgctatttaacctctccaaggaccgcctcggtcaaaaccaattcaactaaagttgaagaaataggcacccgccagtcatctttatgcaacgaggttgcatgtcaatcgatgaaaccagcctctcgtaagcgtacgagttatgtcggtccgggccgcttcaatccaacaataccgttgaatcgggaaaagactaaggagggcagcaaatcaaacatcaccgttcacaaaagcttttgtgttctactcgagataacatctatgcatgaacctagatctattagcactgttggggaacgttgcatgggaaacaaaaaaaattcaacgcacacgaaaacctatcatggcgatgcccatctacgagtggagatttggatctacgtacccttgtagatcgcacagcaggaagcgttaagaaacggggttgacgtagtggaacgtcttcacgtccctcgaaccttcccacgaaccgtcccgcgatccgtcccacgatccgttccgatctagtgccgaacgtacggcacctccgtgttcagcacacatacagctcgacaatgatctcggccttcttgatccagcaagcaagacggagaagtagatgagttctccggcagcgtgacagcgctccggtggtggtgatgatctactcctgcagggctctgcccgagctccgcagaaatccgatctagaggtgaaactgtgtggtttaggctagagttgcacatggcaaagttgtgtatcaaaaagccctaaaccaccactatatataggagggagggggaggggctagccttgaggcacaaggtctcaaggtgcgccggccgccaggaggaggaggactcctcctccaattcggtttgggaaggaggagtcccactacaagaaatatgctcatacattacgttttttaagatgtcgttgatgaattcgtcataaatctatgacgatttcatccgagatcgtcgtaaaccgttcgaggggatcaaatctacatatatattacgacgatgtgagtcaaaaacatcgtaaccgcataagatgagatcgtcataacttttatgacgattataaaaatgtcgtaacatgttctaactatgttgacatgtcactcgtgggtccattccatcccacctcatcctagtttgtgaagcaacctactatactGTCATTCTAAAAatgctcgaaaaattctcataaatactttggaccatatattcctcaaatatgtgaaaacccttccttccatagttcaaaaataattcagcaatattcattttcctattctgttcagaatagcacttcgtgaaggaagtgctatttctatttatttgattaccctcatatttttgggcactctttcctatccaaatcattgcctcatgaaaacttttgtaacgattttcctagtaaatctttctcagcaaatttccaaagtttgtgttcaactaatagctttgtgaaggaagtactagataggaatatcctgatgagttgaattttttccacatcatctatgttcccaaaacatagctctccataaaattttagccacatctaacaatccatgtgagctcatgatccaatctttgtttttggtaatattttcattttgtgaagcaactacattttatattgctttatagttgatgaaaatttatcacgggatgacactgaccatataacctcactccaccaaattttagctcatttaattcagccagtttctctcaGTATTTTaaccaatattctgttcagtagagagcattgtgaaggaagtacaatttttgtttatccaagttTTATGAAAAtattacagtaccttaatgtgcccaaattatcatactcctccaaattttagctcaatccaatcatctatatgAGCCCAGTttaaattaccattttctgtccagattggcacattgtgaaggaattgtcactttggcatgtccaaatggtataatttttatacagtgccttcatatgcccaaattaatatCATACAcccaatttcagctcaatccattcattcatttgaccccagcttcaacattcatatttctgcacagtgtgttactttgcaaagcaagtgccacctaggttcaaCCATTTGAGCTCAAAATTTGTCAATAGAGTCTCCTTAGTCGATGATCATCCTcacccaaaatttaggcccattgtctatgtgaattacccgcaccgctaatcaaacacttgggtgctaattcatgtttgagcttagttcagtctcctcgtgagattcttctattgtattcttcttgctaacacctaacgagggattgtccaacccaccagacatgcatattccacctagaacgcgtggcaacgcaacggtcaggcggtgaccatgcggctcgcatgcaagttcacgcgctctggagttggggccctcgaccaccatccaaacctcaacgtcaaggcaccacaccatgtatttatgattaaatagatacttatatacctataaatgattttttggaaaaataaagagcaaactataatgcagttgcagttcaaatttaacccgcttccaactgaatcgacataaatttgtctttttcacgagaggtggataaacgtTTTTCacatccaaccattttgtcaattgtacattaaatatggactagtattttataaaaatgatttggtccaattttgacacaaatatatggtacgtccttcataaaaaaactcattttggtcacttgaaaaatgaaaaataaatttttcatacaaggaaaatgaaaacttccttaatcaacattatttgccattccaatatgcacccttgtgcataatattatatcatttcaacaaactatgtcatgaatgtggccataatattgatcatttggcttgaaagccatgaatcttcacacatgatagcccatttctaagaacacttgtttaaaataattgttgtattactattttattatttttactcgtaactttgacacatataatgacacaatgtaatggttttccatttttttgaatttgttttgaatttttcatggccatttcaaaacgcggtcaaaacaacgggtatgaccgttcctacctagtggttcaatcttggaaatattttggtgtttctatgattaaatagatacttctgtacctagaaatgatttttagaaaaaataagtagcaaactataatgtagctgcagttcaaatttgacccgctttcacGTGATtgaacgaaaatttgtctttttcacgagaggtcgataaaattctttaacacccaaccatttggtcaaatgtacattaaatatgtcggggtatgttagaaaaatgatttggtccaattttactacaaatatatggtaggtccttcacaaaaaaactcattttaggcacttgaaaaatggaaaatgaatttttcatacaaggaaaatgaaaacttccttaagaaacattgtttgccattccttaTTTGTACATTTAACAAGActtaaaattttagaaaaatgatttggtccaattttgcaacaaatatttggtaggtccttcacaaaaaactcactttgtgcacttgaaaaatgaaaaatggattttttgtgcaaagaaaatgaaaagtcccTTTAGCAACATTGTTTATAATTGTAAGATGCAAGCTTGCCTACGCCAAAAGATCATATTTAGATTTTATCATGTGAAAAAGTAGAAGCAAAACAATAAGAAAAATACAACTACATATGCTTTATTCTAATTGGTGGGATTGGTTGTGGcatggatcgatgacgtggcgttcatccatccatcaatctctccatccccatccatccatccatctctccatccccatCCATCCATCGCTCTCTCTCGCCCACAGGAACCCTAGCCCTCTCCCCAATCTCCCTCTCCCCTTGCTCTCGGTCCATTTCCCGTTCCTCCACCAAAGCCGCCCCCAATCCACGCCGACGCGAAGCCATCGACCATCCATGGCCGCCACCGCCTCCTACTTCTCCGACACGGCGCTGATGTCGTCACAGCACGCGGGGGCACCCGACTACTCCGCCGCAAGTGCGGCCACCCCTTCCACCTCCATGGTTCGTCTCGCGACCCTCTCGTGGTACTAGCCGTCCCGCGCGTCGTCCCCGCCTCAGATGGGTTTTTAGATTTATTTAGTTTATTGGGTTACTGTGGACGAAGGGATGGTGGGGAGAAAATCGGGTAAAATATGAAGCCTTAGGTTCTTTTTAAATACAATGGAGAATAGATATAATAGATACATTCTTTAAATTTCAAAACatttattatatttatttttttagaagatttatattgttttttgttatttttttgaggtattatattatttttttgagaaaaaaaaCATTTGGATCAGCCTCACCCAACGTTGATGGGCCGGATCCCACCAAACCCACTAGGGTTCCCAGCAAAACGACACATACATCTCTCCCACAGCCGTCTCCCTCTTCTCCCCCTACCCtagccgccactttcttccctccGAGCGCCCCTCCCTCGTCTCCCTTCCGCTCTGACCCTCCAGCGCCCCTACTCTCTCCCCATGTTCTTCCTCTGGTGCCTCCCCGCTCTAGCAGCTTCTCCTCCGGCCATGTCGACGCTCTCCACACAGGGGAACGCACAGGGTAAACCTTCCGACCGCCCCGACCACTGactgccatggccgccgccggtTCCTCCGCTGCCCTCCAGGCTCCAGTCTCCCTCAACGACAAGGTGAGTGCTCGCTCCCTCACTAGATCTCTGTCGGGCCGAATCTGCTCCTCCTGCTATGGGTATACGGCGATCTGATCTGGTTTGGCTTGTTCGTTTTTGGCAAGCGGCGGCCATGGGCAGCGGTGTCGACGGCTACCGGGCAGCGGGGGACTGCGGGGTGTGCGCAATCTGCCTCGAACAGATCCCGCTCCAAGAGACGGCGCTTGTCAAGGGTTGCGACCACGCCTACTGCAACCGCCGCCGTCCTCCCGGCGCTCCGCCGAAAACTCCGCCGCAACGGCCGCCACCTCCCGCGCGCGCCCCGCCTCGCCCAGCTCCACTGGAACTTCCCCGCGCACCTCGCCCagctcgccgcgccgcgccgctacgacctcgtcgtcgccgccgatgTTGTCTACGTCCAGGAATCAGTGCCGCACCTCGTCGCCACCATGGACGCGCTCGCCGACGCCGAGCACGGCGTCGTGCTCCTCGGGTACCAGATTCGGTCCCCCGAGGCGCACCAGGCCTTCTCGGACGCAGTGCCTGCCGCCTTCCCTGTAATCGAGAAGGTGCCGCGAGAGCACCTCGACCAAGAGTACGCCTTCGAGGAATCCGACGTGTTCGTGCTCCGTAGGAGGCCGCGGCAGTGAGATTTTTGCTCTATTGCGTCAGGCATTTACATAGCAGGTTTGCAGGAATTTCTTATTTCAGTTCAAAAGCATGAGCATTTAGTTGCGATGGCTGGTGAAGGTCGCTGATAGGAAGTGATGAATGTTTTGGCTTCCATGGATTAATGTTTAAGTAGCATGTTAAGTTTCACCTATGTTTTGTGGTGTAAACATGTCGGATTTTTCATGTTCATGATCGTATTTGTTCGTTGCATTGGGTGATCGACAAAAAAGAAGTCCACTGTGTAGACTTAATGGAATTGTGGTCATTATGCATCTTAACACTCAACTTCTATGTTGAAATTAAATCTTCTTGTGAGTGATGCATTATGCATCTTAATGAACTGATGAAATGCCCCTCTTTCCAACTAGGGTAAGAGATTAACTGAATGTGACTTTAAATTAAGAAATAATTGGCTCAACTTCTGTGTCGAAGTCAAATCATAGTGACAATCTGTTTTGATGAACTGATTGTAAACTGGAAATGTCCCTCCTCCCAACTAGGGAGAGAGATAATGGAATGCGACTCCTCGGGTATGCGAAATTTAGCTGAGTACACAGAGAGGATTCTGCCATGTACTGTATAATTGTAGTATATAGTACACGTACCTCTGGTTTCAATGAGCATGGTGTATATCCAGAGAATGTGTCTATGCCTTTTCACATGGTAGTATGATTGTGtacttaatactccctccgtcccaaaatttttGTCTTAGGTTTATTTAGAAATgagtgtatctaaatactaaagcgtgactagatacattcatacatagaaaaatctaagacaataattttggaacggaggaagtacttagTACTAGTTGTAGCATATATACAAACTTTTACTCTGTAAAAACTAAAAGCATAAATATttgtgtacgactcctgacgttgaCATGTTTATCTCCTGAGCGCCATCTTCTCCTCAGGCTCCAGGTTGTTCGTCGGAGGTAAGATTCGTACATCTCACTCCTGTCTAGTGTTCATGCTAATGTGTGAATCATACCTCCAGCAATAATGCGCTTTGCTGACTTATGGATCAGGATGCCttgcattcaatttcttgtcaattGTTTGATGCCTGAACCTGAAAATCTTCACCATTTTAGATCTGACAGACTTCctatcagttatatcttttgctaATTTATTTAGTAAGTTCATGCTAGTTTATCAGTCATCCTGCTTGCTGATTTTACTACCACAATGCACCATTGTCCTGTGAAATAAACTCTGTCCTTTTTTTCACTAAATGTAAAATGCAAGAAGTGTGCTGATGATGATTTTACTAAATAAATGGTTCAAGATGTTCTGATGGCCTACTGTTTGGCATTGCTGACCCGGTGGTAGCGGGTGTTCTGATGGTGTACTCTGTCTCAAAATGTAAGCCATTTTTTAACACTATGGGAATAGAGGCAAATTAGCACAACACTCGCACATTCATTCGGTTCTTGTGTTCATGGAGTTTCTTTGCTCCAAAACTGTAGGGCTAGAAAAAGAAACACATAAATAATACATGGTTGCACGTGCAAAACAGAGGATTGCGAAAGCATGAGAATTTTGGGTGGTTGATTCAAAGGAACACATGAATCCTAAGATTATAGCCAAATCAGGGTCAAAACACATGTTTGGAATCCCTTCTTCACTGATGCAACTTCTTTTGGGTAGTGCATAATGTACACAATGTTGAATTAGGGACCAGTTTTTGCTTCACTTCAGTAAACGTTTTTAATTGATGGTCTGGTGGAATGGATAGTAGTCTATCTCTGTTTCGATGCTTCGGGCCCTCAATTACATTTTTCAAATGCTAATTCTAGTGGTATTTTCAGTCGATTCAGTTACTCAGATACGCTCACGCTAGGTAGTAGGCTATAGTGGCTTCCATTGACAAACTGCTGACTCAGTAAAAATGTGTTCCTTCTAGTTACATGTAAGGTATGTCATGAAGTGGTATAGCTTTGTCTGTTGGAAAAGCTGATTATTGTAGTACACGTTCAGGCTATTGCTTTTACAACCATGTTTAGAGTTCTTTTACGTAATGTATTTGAGATGAGCACTGCTGCTGTTTGTTCCATGTTTCCCATTTGCAAATTTACATCAAGGAAAATGATATATTGCCGCTTTCTCTATATTTGGTTCGGATGCACTGGCATTGCATTCTATATCAATCCCTGTGCCAAGCATACTTGTCTTTCTATCTGTTGCTTAATTAAATACTATCATTCTAGCAACTATGAACATACCTTTCTGGCAACTAGTATTCAGTAGGAAACTACATGCACAAGTTATGCATTTGAATAGAAGCAAGTAATATATTCAGTGGTGATTGATTTAATGTGTTGGTATGCTTTGTTCTATTTTTTCattacttattttttttcctaCCAAGTGGTTATATGTATATTAGTTGATCATCATATCCCTCCTTATTTTGTTCTCCAAATCTCAGGCTGCCCCCCCTCCTGCTCTTATCAAGGCTGACGTACCTTGGTCAGCCCGAAGAGGCAATCTCTCAGAGTCCTGTCGCATCTCGAGCATGCCTCATAGGAGAGCGAAATGAAGTCCATTGTACTATTGGGACAATAGTAGATGTGTCATTGTTCTATAATGCAATTTTGTTCattcttgctatattcctgtgtaagaaAATATATTCATGAGATgatttattgtgttatgtaaacctgggatatctattttgtgatgttatatgatggatgattttaattcaacatggatttttcgtgatttgaatatgaaatagtgttggatttaatactggacaaataattgggttgaaaaggcccaacaaatagaaatgaatacAAATTccggaacaaaaagttgctgaattcaaaaatgaaaaaggctaaaactgaaactggatcaaatgtatttgggcatgaaaaggccatggcccaaattagaatgataaaaaaattcgaaaaaataatactaaagtggttgtaaataggccaaggcccaaaaagaagcccaataagaaaagcccaaaaaaataaaacgagcccatgtgatcaattgaaatgggttgggctgatttcaaccatgacgttttgatttcgtcataatattgccacgtaggactgggttggactgccacgtaggactgggttggattgccaacgatgatttaggatcgtcgtaaaggttccgacgatccaggaatcgtcgtaaaggttacgacgattttgatcaaaacgtcgctgttgttcatttgtgatgctccgttttcgacgtttggtttttcg
This genomic stretch from Hordeum vulgare subsp. vulgare chromosome 6H, MorexV3_pseudomolecules_assembly, whole genome shotgun sequence harbors:
- the LOC123405692 gene encoding uncharacterized protein LOC123405692, whose translation is MAAAGSSAALQAPVSLNDKRRPWAAVSTATGQRGTAGCAQSASNRSRSKRRRLSRVATTPTATAAVLPALRRKLRRNGRHLPRAPRLAQLHWNFPAHLAQLAAPRRYDLVVAADVVYVQESVPHLVATMDALADAEHGVVLLGYQIRSPEAHQAFSDAVPAAFPVIEKVPREHLDQEYAFEESDVFVLRRRPRQ